The DNA sequence GAAACTGATTTACAGTAGAGCTAAGCAGTATGCAAAGGAGTACGAGAAGCAGGTACTCTCATAGTTTTGtctcatgtatttgtttttctgttttacTCATGAAGATTTAGGTAGTTTTAACTAATAGGCGACACATTTTTCATGCAGCAAAAGGAGCTGATTCAATTGAAGCGTGAGGCGAAGCTGAAGGGTGGATTTTACGTTGACCCAGAGGCTAAACTTCTATTTATTATTCGTATCCGTGGGTATGCACTTGGACTATAGTTATTTCCATTGATACCTTTACTTTCATATTAATATTCTGGTTCTCATTCCTGTCCACTCTGGAACTTTCAGTATCAATGCTATGCACCCGAAGACGAGAAAGATTTTGCAGCTCTTGCGTTTGAGACAGGTTAGATGTCAAACCATTGCATCTGGAAATGAGAAATATATGGCTGTTATAAATCTAATACCATGCTTTGTGCTTGACAGCGTTAAGTTTCTTCTCATATCTTATATAGATATTCCTCTTCAAAGGATATAGTGGGGTAGGGAATTGGGGTTGAACACCAGGGTGCCCTTTTTAGGAGTAGTATTGCTAGTTCTTGCATTGTTAATCAGAATTGTTTTCTTACTGTATcagatcatatatatatatatatatatatatatatatgtatgtatatttgTTTCACCTCAGAATCAGATGCTTATACCTTAGCACTGCAGCTGTGATGAAAACTTTGGGCAGATAGAAATTGGTATTATCCGTATTTTTTCTACGCTTTTGATAGTAGACTCTGACAGTAGTGGCAGTATTTACCAGCTAGCTATGCCCAGGTACAATGCATGATACTGTACCATATTGCTTCTGAGATAGGTTATGGAACTGTGGCCCATTAGCATTCATATCATGTCCATAAAACACGCTTGACACTCAAATGGCAAAGACAAACTACAGTTTTCATTAACCAAAACAAATTGTCTAGTGAGAGCAAATAATCTAGATTGAAACGTTGAAAATCAATGCCTAACTATAGTACTCAAGAAGCTGAATTAAATGTATCGAGATCAAATATCCCAAACTTGTATTCTTGATGCTATTTTGATGGTGAATCATTAGTTCATCTAACAAACTGCTTCCTTAGTGATTGAACATTGTTAGTTTTATGTCAAATGGATTAGTTATGCATCATCAAGGAGGATATAATGTCTCTTATCATGAGCTTACTAATCTAAGCAAGCTATCCCATTAGAAAAATGGAGTGTTCTTTGATGACATAAGATCTTCTCATTCACTTCTTTGAATACAGATATTCAATGGGGTGTTTCTTAAAGTGAACAAAGCAACAATGAACATGTTGCACAGGGTTGAGCCTTATGTGACTTATGGGTAAGTATCtcactcttttgtttttcttaaaatccTATAAAAAGTCTAAACTTGTATATTATTCATTTCTAATGTATTTATATTGCAAATATTTTAGGTACCCCAATTTGAAGAGTGTGCGAGAATTGATTTACAAGAGGGGGTACGGAAAGTTGAACAAGCAGAGAACTGCCTTGACCGACAACTCCATTGTGGAACAGGTTTTTATGTCATTCTGTATCTTGGTTTTTTATGACCGATTGTTTGCTATATCTTGTTGCTAACCTGCTTTTGTGATGATAGGCTTTGGGGAAGTTTGGTATTATTTGCATGGAAGATCTTATTCATGAGATCATGACTGTTGGACCTCATTTTAAGGAGGCCAACAACTTCCTATGGCCAATTAAACTGAAGGCACCATTGGGTggtttgaagaagaagaggaatcaCTATGTTGAAGGAGGAGATGCTGGAAACCGTGAAAATTACATCAATGAGCTCATTAGAAGAATGAACTAGACAGCTTGCGGTACTTTTGGCCTTTTTTTATTGGAAGTTTGATATCTTTTGCTTCTTATTAGCAATTGATAAAGTTGGAGAATTCTTTTTCGGGTCATAAATATGAACAAAGTGTTgagaaatttaatttgatatttgtttttagaCTTTGATAGTAGATAACTTTATTACCTCTTAGAATTTTATCAGCATCCATGGAATTGATCAATGAGTGATTTTCTATTATAGTTGCTTACATTCAAATTTTTGTGTTGCAAGGTCAAATTTATATATGCCATTTAAATTTATGTATGCCACTTAACAACATTTTCCATATGACCCTCTTAGAATGAAATCTATCTTTAACAATCAAATGTATagatacatataaatatatatatgtatttgcATGTTTGTGTGtaggataaattataaaattacccTTACAATATATGGTGCTTCAATTGAGTTTGTAAACCTCTTTATTGTGGTTTTTGGAGCAAACTTGTTGGAAAACCTCTATATTTACACTTCTATTCATCTTCATATGATATGTTTGGATGTCTAAAAACACAATGTTTAGTATTAGATTGACCCCATAAAAGGTTAGTTTCAatttagatggtgtttgttttttctacTTAACTTTAAGAACTCAATTTCACTCTTAATACAATATAATAgtattaagttgattttttttattattttatttttgtaaagtgGTAAGTATTAATAGGGTGAGGCCATGCTGAGATCCTAGTTGGATTGttttaatagttatttttagtatgcattaaaaagtcaaatattttaacttttttatttggtcgaaaaattttaaaaaacgaataataagtgaaaaaaaaagttaaaagaaaattatataaagtcTCGACATtatgttaaaaaacaaacaataccaGTCTTTAAATTGTTTTCTTATGTTATGTGTAAACCATGTTCAAGTTTCAAATGGATGTTTTATATTAAGATTTTTGGTCTAAACTTGTTTGACTATCACATATATAGTTGtgatcttttataatattttataatatatgtgTGTatctctttaaaaatgaaaaaaagaacaaCTTTAGTGTCTAAATTGGCTAAGTAATAATATTGTATAGGACAAAGAGAAGATGATAGTTATCGGGTGAACATTTTTTTTGCCTCAAATCTTAAAAGATTtcaaatgttttattatttttatttttttaaatttagtcttaattctttaaattgagTCTTATTTTCAAGGATGTATATGAATataccaattaaaaaatttaatttttatttggaatatGAGCTTTGAAATTGAAtgatattttttcatcaatttcaaTTGAGATTTTAAACGAGTGTTAGACATGTTTAGACCatagatgaaaaagaaaagaataacaGTAGATTATGTGCAAAATTGTCTTGATATAATGATTAACCAAAGGATGCTATATCTTCTTCTATATGgaattaattttcctttattattgatatatttcactatttttattttaattcaatttaaacaaaaatagtcGTGTGAACTAAAATCGATATTCCTTTTATTATGGTGTTATTTgacaattttctttcaatattatttttaaaaaagttataatgtAGGGTAAGACATTTTGGTAAAGGTAATAATCAATTCATTTCTTGTCCAgttgattattttcttatttttaagatGTAGAATGAtctgaataagaaaaaagacGTAGTTAaggtcttttattttattattatttttaaaattttagaggATGTTTTACTTGAAGACGGTTTAGCTTTTTGACTTGATAACGTGGCCAACACTGCATAGAGAATAAACTTCCTTTATCATTGGTCATGATCAAACAACGTGATCTAcaattcatataaaattgaTGGATCGTGAAaaagataagattttttttaaattaaaatttagaggATGTTTTACTTAAACATGGATTAGCTTTTTGACTTGATAACGTGGTTAATACTGCATATAGAATAAAGTTCTTTTATCATCGGTTATGATCAAACAACGTGGTTTAtacttcatacaaaattgatgtgtcatgaaaaaaatatagactatcttaatttgattttaaatagttatttattatctattgtgGTCAACACTAGATAGAAAATAGAGTTCATTTATCATCGGTCATGATCAAACAACATGGTctacaattcaaacaaaattgatgggtcatgaaaaagatgcaaacttttaaaaaataaaaataaatttagaggaTGTTTTACTTGAACACATATTAGCTTTTTGACTTGATAACGTGGTCAATACTGCATATAGAATAAAGTTCTTTTATCATCGGTTATGATCAAACAACGTGGTTTAcacttcatacaaaattgatgtgtcatgaaaaagatacaaactatcttaatttgattttaaatagttatttattatctattgtggtcaacactagatagaaaataaagtttatttatcATTGGTCATGATCAAACAACGTGGTTTAtacttcatacaaaattgatgtgtcatgaaaaaatatagactatcttaatttgattttaaatagttatttattatctattgtgGTCAACACTAG is a window from the Vitis riparia cultivar Riparia Gloire de Montpellier isolate 1030 chromosome 9, EGFV_Vit.rip_1.0, whole genome shotgun sequence genome containing:
- the LOC117921467 gene encoding 60S ribosomal protein L7-2-like; protein product: MGEEEAKGGPVIPESVLKKQKRNEEWTLAKKQEVEAKKKKNAENRKLIYSRAKQYAKEYEKQQKELIQLKREAKLKGGFYVDPEAKLLFIIRIRGINAMHPKTRKILQLLRLRQIFNGVFLKVNKATMNMLHRVEPYVTYGYPNLKSVRELIYKRGYGKLNKQRTALTDNSIVEQALGKFGIICMEDLIHEIMTVGPHFKEANNFLWPIKLKAPLGGLKKKRNHYVEGGDAGNRENYINELIRRMN